In a single window of the Nicotiana tomentosiformis chromosome 8, ASM39032v3, whole genome shotgun sequence genome:
- the LOC104116700 gene encoding serine/threonine-protein kinase D6PK-like isoform X1 yields MWIRKLWTLSFILSIFELSCCCWKLSNGFGRPGCIEESLFILMASTPSVKSSLEKLKKSTGSHAVEGNSRTSAPSQVSKSGKSESTTSKELRSDDRKVASKQLTAEAGSADLLVDKLNSSLYLGNLKHAPIGAVSMPCDTKGSENETVNDCSASAKVSDGASSLGKTSGSAKVSDRADFVESGKSSICRGSTSTDVSDESCCSSLSSSISKPHKANDSRWEAIQSIRAKNGGLDLRHFRLLKKLGSGDIGSVYLSELCGTKCYFAMKVMDKASLAGRKKLLRAQTEREILQSLDHPFLPTLYTHFETEKFSCLVMEFCPGGDLHTLRQRQPGKHFSEQAVKFYVAEILLSLEYLHMLGIVYRDLKPENVLVREDGHIMLSDFDLSLRCAVSPTLVKLSSLDAEPLRKNSGYCVQPSCIEPSCIQPSCAVPTTCFGPRFFSSKSKKEKKSKNDTGNQVSPLPELMAEPTGARSMSFVGTHEYLAPEIIKGEGHGSAVDWWTFGIFLYELLFGKTPFKGSGNRATLFNVVGQPLRFPESPVVSFSARDLIRGLLVKEPQHRLAYKRGATEIKQHPFFEGVNWALIRCASPPEIPRPVEFERISAPPTSTSEKPVAVPVRNQQNSDNYLEFDFF; encoded by the exons ATGTGGATTAGGAAATTGTGGACTTTGAG TTTCATACTTTCAATCTTTGAACTTTCATGCTGTTGTTGGAAGCTGAGTAATGGGTTTGGTCGGCCTGGCTGCATTGAGGAATCGTTGTTCATTTTAATGGCGTCAACACCTTCTGTCAAGAGTTCACTGGAAAAGCTGAAGAAATCAACTGGAAGTCATGCAGTAGAAGGTAATTCTCGGACGTCAGCACCTTCTCAAGTTTCAAAGAGTGGCAAGTCCGAGAGCACAACATCCAAAGAGCTACGAAGCGATGATCGAAAAGTTGCATCCAAACAGCTTACGGCAGAAGCAGGATCTGCTGACTTATTGGTTGATAAGCTTAATTCGAGCTTATATTTGGGAAATCTGAAACATGCTCCAATTGGTGCAGTTTCCATGCCTTGTGACACCAAGGGCTCAGAAAATGAAACCGTCAATGATTGCTCAGCATCAGCCAAAGTCAGTGATGGGGCTAGTAGCCTTGGAAAAACAAGTGGAAGTGCCAAAGTTAGTGACCGGGCTGATTTTGTTGAGAGTGGAAAGAGCAGCATCTGTAGGGGAAGCACAAGCACCGACGTAAGTGATGAAAGTTGTTGCAGCAGCTTGAGCAGCAGTATTAGTAAACCTCACAAAGCTAATGACTCGAGATGGGAAGCCATTCAATCTATCCGAGCTAAAAATGGAGGGTTGGACTTGAGACATTTCCGGTTGCTAAAGAAGTTGGGAAGTGGTGATATTGGAAGTGTTTATCTGTCGGAGTTGTGTGGAACAAAGTGTTATTTTGCCATGAAAGTTATGGATAAAGCATCATTAGCTGGCCGTAAGAAATTGCTGCGTGCTCAAACGGAGAGAGAGATTTTGCAGTCCTTGGACCATCCATTTCTGCCTACGTTGTATACCCATTTTGAGACAGAAAAATTTTCTTGTCTAGTAATGGAGTTTTGCCCGGGAGGTGACTTGCATACACTTCGGCAAAGGCAACCGGGAAAGCATTTTTCTGAACAAGCTGTGAA GTTTTATGTCGCAGAGATCCTCCTTTCTCTGGAATACCTCCATATGCTCGGCATTGTCTACCGCGACCTCAAGCCAGAAAATGTGCTTGTTAGAGAAGATGGACACATAATGCTATCTGATTTTGATCTCTCCCTTCGCTGTGCTGTGAGTCCAACACTTGTCAAGTTGTCGTCTCTTGACGCAGAGCCACTCCGGAAAAATTCCGGTTACTGTGTTCAACCGTCTTGCATTGAGCCCTCCTGTATCCAACCATCATGTGCTGTCCCTACAACATGTTTTGGTCCTCGCTTCTTTTCTAGTAAGtcgaagaaagaaaagaaatctaAAAATGATACCGGGAACCAAGTTAGTCCATTGCCAGAACTTATGGCCGAGCCTACTGGAGCACGGTCAATGTCTTTCGTTGGGACCCACGAGTATTTGGCACCTGAAATAATCAAAGGCGAAGGGCATGGAAGCGCAGTGGATTGGTGGACTTTCGGTATCTTTCTCTACGAGTTATTGTTTGGTAAGACGCCGTTCAAAGGATCAGGAAATCGAGCTACACTTTTCAATGTTGTAGGTCAGCCCCTCCGGTTTCCTGAATCTCCAGTGGTAAGTTTTTCAGCTAGAGATCTTATACGAGGCTTGCTCGTGAAAGAGCCACAGCATCGATTGGCATACAAACGAGGAGCTACAGAAATTAAGCAGCATCCCTTCTTTGAAGGTGTAAACTGGGCTTTGATTCGTTGTGCAAGTCCTCCCGAGATCCCAAGGCCTGTTGAATTCGAGCGAATCTCAGCTCCGCCAACATCGACGAGTGAGAAACCTGTGGCTGTACCTGTCCGAAACCAGCAAAATTCTGATAATTATCTCGAATTTGATTTCTTTTAA
- the LOC104116699 gene encoding early nodulin-like protein 6, with translation MALFRFNAFIFSLVFTSIFATTIFVSSFQFEIGGEIGWSKPIGNESETYNEWAAKNRFHIGDSLYFKYKGDSVLEVTPADYLNCNASNPISKFEDGDTVFKFNRSGFFYFISGHKNHCKSGQRLIIRVMHPFESETASPGTAPAIAPTVAAGGGDDGGDGWASDFLGPPAINSTTAISVFSYFVTALGGVMVFLYLLM, from the exons ATGGCTCTTTTTCGATTTAATGCATTCATTTTCTCTCTTGTTTTTACCTCCATATTTGCTACTACCATTTTTGTGTCATCTTTTCAGTTTGAAATTGGAGGTGAAATTGGTTGGAGTAAACCAATTGGTAATGAGTCTGAAACTTACAATGAATGGGCTGCTAAAAATAGATTTCATATTGGAGATTCCCTTT ATTTCAAGTACAAAGGTGATTCAGTGCTTGAAGTCACTCCAGCTGATTACTTAAACTGCAACGCATCAAACCCAATTTCCAAATTTGAAGACGGAGACACAGTTTTCAAATTTAACCGTTCTGGCTTTTTTTATTTCATAAGTGGCCACAAAAATCATTGCAAATCTGGCCAAAGACTTATAATACGTGTAATGCACCCTTTTGAATCTGAAACTGCTTCGCCGGGGACTGCCCCGGCGATTGCACCAACGGTGGCGGCTGGTGGCGGTGATGACGGCGGAGATGGTTGGGCTTCTGATTTCTTGGGACCCCCTGCAATTAATTCTACCACTGCAATTTCTGTTTTTTCTTATTTTGTTACTGCTCTTGGTGGTGTTATGGTCTTTCTTTATTTGCTTATGTAG
- the LOC104116700 gene encoding serine/threonine-protein kinase D6PK-like isoform X2, with the protein MASTPSVKSSLEKLKKSTGSHAVEGNSRTSAPSQVSKSGKSESTTSKELRSDDRKVASKQLTAEAGSADLLVDKLNSSLYLGNLKHAPIGAVSMPCDTKGSENETVNDCSASAKVSDGASSLGKTSGSAKVSDRADFVESGKSSICRGSTSTDVSDESCCSSLSSSISKPHKANDSRWEAIQSIRAKNGGLDLRHFRLLKKLGSGDIGSVYLSELCGTKCYFAMKVMDKASLAGRKKLLRAQTEREILQSLDHPFLPTLYTHFETEKFSCLVMEFCPGGDLHTLRQRQPGKHFSEQAVKFYVAEILLSLEYLHMLGIVYRDLKPENVLVREDGHIMLSDFDLSLRCAVSPTLVKLSSLDAEPLRKNSGYCVQPSCIEPSCIQPSCAVPTTCFGPRFFSSKSKKEKKSKNDTGNQVSPLPELMAEPTGARSMSFVGTHEYLAPEIIKGEGHGSAVDWWTFGIFLYELLFGKTPFKGSGNRATLFNVVGQPLRFPESPVVSFSARDLIRGLLVKEPQHRLAYKRGATEIKQHPFFEGVNWALIRCASPPEIPRPVEFERISAPPTSTSEKPVAVPVRNQQNSDNYLEFDFF; encoded by the exons ATGGCGTCAACACCTTCTGTCAAGAGTTCACTGGAAAAGCTGAAGAAATCAACTGGAAGTCATGCAGTAGAAGGTAATTCTCGGACGTCAGCACCTTCTCAAGTTTCAAAGAGTGGCAAGTCCGAGAGCACAACATCCAAAGAGCTACGAAGCGATGATCGAAAAGTTGCATCCAAACAGCTTACGGCAGAAGCAGGATCTGCTGACTTATTGGTTGATAAGCTTAATTCGAGCTTATATTTGGGAAATCTGAAACATGCTCCAATTGGTGCAGTTTCCATGCCTTGTGACACCAAGGGCTCAGAAAATGAAACCGTCAATGATTGCTCAGCATCAGCCAAAGTCAGTGATGGGGCTAGTAGCCTTGGAAAAACAAGTGGAAGTGCCAAAGTTAGTGACCGGGCTGATTTTGTTGAGAGTGGAAAGAGCAGCATCTGTAGGGGAAGCACAAGCACCGACGTAAGTGATGAAAGTTGTTGCAGCAGCTTGAGCAGCAGTATTAGTAAACCTCACAAAGCTAATGACTCGAGATGGGAAGCCATTCAATCTATCCGAGCTAAAAATGGAGGGTTGGACTTGAGACATTTCCGGTTGCTAAAGAAGTTGGGAAGTGGTGATATTGGAAGTGTTTATCTGTCGGAGTTGTGTGGAACAAAGTGTTATTTTGCCATGAAAGTTATGGATAAAGCATCATTAGCTGGCCGTAAGAAATTGCTGCGTGCTCAAACGGAGAGAGAGATTTTGCAGTCCTTGGACCATCCATTTCTGCCTACGTTGTATACCCATTTTGAGACAGAAAAATTTTCTTGTCTAGTAATGGAGTTTTGCCCGGGAGGTGACTTGCATACACTTCGGCAAAGGCAACCGGGAAAGCATTTTTCTGAACAAGCTGTGAA GTTTTATGTCGCAGAGATCCTCCTTTCTCTGGAATACCTCCATATGCTCGGCATTGTCTACCGCGACCTCAAGCCAGAAAATGTGCTTGTTAGAGAAGATGGACACATAATGCTATCTGATTTTGATCTCTCCCTTCGCTGTGCTGTGAGTCCAACACTTGTCAAGTTGTCGTCTCTTGACGCAGAGCCACTCCGGAAAAATTCCGGTTACTGTGTTCAACCGTCTTGCATTGAGCCCTCCTGTATCCAACCATCATGTGCTGTCCCTACAACATGTTTTGGTCCTCGCTTCTTTTCTAGTAAGtcgaagaaagaaaagaaatctaAAAATGATACCGGGAACCAAGTTAGTCCATTGCCAGAACTTATGGCCGAGCCTACTGGAGCACGGTCAATGTCTTTCGTTGGGACCCACGAGTATTTGGCACCTGAAATAATCAAAGGCGAAGGGCATGGAAGCGCAGTGGATTGGTGGACTTTCGGTATCTTTCTCTACGAGTTATTGTTTGGTAAGACGCCGTTCAAAGGATCAGGAAATCGAGCTACACTTTTCAATGTTGTAGGTCAGCCCCTCCGGTTTCCTGAATCTCCAGTGGTAAGTTTTTCAGCTAGAGATCTTATACGAGGCTTGCTCGTGAAAGAGCCACAGCATCGATTGGCATACAAACGAGGAGCTACAGAAATTAAGCAGCATCCCTTCTTTGAAGGTGTAAACTGGGCTTTGATTCGTTGTGCAAGTCCTCCCGAGATCCCAAGGCCTGTTGAATTCGAGCGAATCTCAGCTCCGCCAACATCGACGAGTGAGAAACCTGTGGCTGTACCTGTCCGAAACCAGCAAAATTCTGATAATTATCTCGAATTTGATTTCTTTTAA